The proteins below come from a single Iocasia fonsfrigidae genomic window:
- a CDS encoding secretin N-terminal domain-containing protein, with protein MGISRKNLIILTLILILLISYGSALLAAGDKDIINMNFKGADIRDVLRTIAEVADINLLTDGSIQGEITVSLNDMTFKQAIKLITQTQGLDYVWDNNTVIVAPPEKIRELYLERSLETIKIKYASLEEIKGILEGIYPTLVVEIDRNNNNLIIKGVAEEISGVKELIKNMDVKKEISIKTVQIKHIDLGILLTNIENLYPEVKAEETINKQLIIQGDEKEVDLVMELIKKLDIPQQVKTVSLEIKNIGLSEIKEQLEDYDEIIFDFDEGSGVLEISGRDEVVNRLARLINSLDNESKIITGLAVIDYLDLEEIMNTLNNLHPDINIQPNKTRQELVFRGRERDIAELLELVNKLDKPRKQVIIEARVEEVSTDGLSEMGLDIDEKLAKIIVNEDDDGKIHEVNMSFPEFIKMLETNGQTNNLANPRLMTLSGEKAELLIGDKIAIPDDDDDDDDDDDDDSIEYIEAGINLIFTPWVTKDNKITLEVNPEVSTISTNSNGDYVIDTREVYTKIRLKDGETFAIGGLIKEDEMESLSKVPYLSDIPILGSLFRNRQIENIRTELIIFITPHIVNDLDKEISSNTAKDDDNKIGQLDEKPQKEILENKEFKNEVFGLTDEELREILSDKTKNGE; from the coding sequence ATGGGTATATCTAGAAAAAATCTTATAATCTTAACTTTAATTTTGATATTATTAATTAGTTACGGTTCAGCCCTGTTAGCAGCCGGGGATAAAGATATTATTAATATGAATTTCAAAGGGGCTGATATCAGGGATGTTCTGCGGACTATTGCTGAGGTAGCAGATATTAATCTGCTGACAGATGGTAGTATTCAGGGAGAGATAACAGTTAGTTTAAATGATATGACCTTTAAACAGGCAATAAAACTGATTACTCAGACCCAGGGGCTGGATTATGTCTGGGATAATAATACAGTAATTGTTGCTCCTCCAGAGAAAATAAGGGAATTATACCTTGAACGAAGTTTAGAAACTATCAAAATAAAATATGCTTCTTTAGAAGAAATTAAGGGGATCCTGGAAGGGATTTATCCGACTTTAGTGGTAGAAATAGACAGGAATAATAATAATCTGATTATAAAAGGTGTTGCTGAAGAGATCAGTGGTGTTAAAGAATTAATTAAAAATATGGATGTAAAAAAAGAGATAAGTATAAAAACAGTCCAGATTAAGCATATTGATCTTGGAATATTATTGACTAACATTGAAAACTTATATCCTGAAGTAAAAGCTGAAGAGACAATCAATAAACAGCTGATTATTCAAGGTGATGAAAAAGAAGTCGACCTGGTAATGGAGCTAATCAAGAAATTGGATATTCCTCAGCAGGTAAAGACAGTTAGTCTTGAGATTAAGAACATTGGACTGAGTGAAATTAAAGAACAGTTAGAGGACTATGATGAGATTATTTTTGATTTTGATGAAGGTAGTGGGGTTTTAGAGATTAGTGGCAGGGATGAAGTAGTTAATAGGCTTGCCAGATTGATTAACAGCCTGGATAATGAGAGTAAAATAATAACAGGGCTTGCTGTTATTGATTATCTAGATCTTGAAGAGATAATGAACACACTGAACAATCTGCATCCTGACATTAATATTCAGCCCAATAAAACCAGGCAGGAACTGGTTTTCAGAGGTAGAGAAAGGGATATTGCTGAATTGCTGGAACTGGTTAATAAGCTGGATAAGCCCAGGAAACAGGTTATTATTGAAGCCAGGGTTGAAGAGGTATCAACAGACGGTCTTAGTGAAATGGGTCTTGATATAGATGAGAAATTAGCGAAAATCATAGTTAATGAAGATGATGATGGTAAAATACATGAAGTAAACATGTCTTTTCCTGAATTTATTAAAATGTTGGAAACCAATGGACAGACTAATAATCTGGCAAATCCCAGGTTAATGACCCTCAGTGGTGAAAAAGCGGAATTGCTTATTGGTGATAAAATAGCCATCCCTGATGATGACGATGATGACGATGATGACGATGATGATGATAGTATAGAATATATTGAAGCTGGTATTAATTTAATATTTACCCCCTGGGTTACTAAAGATAATAAAATAACTTTAGAAGTAAATCCGGAGGTTAGTACTATTAGCACAAATTCCAATGGGGATTATGTAATAGATACCAGGGAGGTTTATACTAAAATACGCCTGAAAGATGGAGAGACTTTTGCTATTGGAGGTCTTATTAAGGAGGACGAAATGGAGTCCTTATCAAAGGTTCCTTATCTAAGTGATATACCAATACTTGGGTCGTTGTTTCGCAATAGGCAAATAGAAAATATCAGGACAGAATTAATTATTTTTATTACTCCACATATTGTTAATGATCTGGATAAAGAAATAAGTTCTAATACTGCAAAGGATGATGATAATAAAATAGGTCAGCTAGATGAAAAACCTCAAAAAGAAATCTTGGAAAATAAGGAATTTAAAAATGAGGTTTTTGGTCTGACTGATGAAGAGCTAAGAGAGATTTTGAGTGATAAAACTAAAAATGGTGAATAG
- a CDS encoding type IV pilus inner membrane component PilO has product MLSSLSRRERVMLIFLIFFALGAGYYFYIYQPLEENIANLSQLKINKELQINKTTATLRKLPVLQDRYDQLQYIEKELNKNKINSADEMLAVLEEEAGKSGIKISSFIPEEDEKEVEISILLKGNYNQLIKFLEGIEKLNGQAEFSNMRIARIAENNLLEASGIIIYHDDLLTGGDKP; this is encoded by the coding sequence GTGCTGAGCAGTTTAAGCCGTAGGGAACGGGTAATGCTAATATTCCTGATATTTTTTGCCCTTGGGGCAGGCTATTATTTCTATATTTACCAGCCCTTAGAGGAAAATATAGCTAATCTAAGCCAGTTAAAAATAAATAAGGAGTTACAAATTAATAAAACCACCGCCACCCTTAGAAAACTACCTGTTCTACAGGATAGGTATGATCAATTGCAATATATTGAGAAAGAGCTTAATAAAAACAAAATTAATTCAGCAGATGAAATGCTGGCAGTGCTGGAAGAGGAAGCTGGCAAATCTGGTATTAAGATTAGTTCCTTCATCCCTGAAGAAGATGAAAAAGAGGTTGAGATAAGTATTCTACTTAAGGGTAATTACAATCAGCTTATCAAATTCCTTGAAGGGATAGAAAAACTTAATGGACAGGCTGAGTTTAGTAATATGAGAATAGCCAGGATTGCTGAAAACAATCTTTTAGAGGCATCTGGAATCATTATCTATCATGATGATTTACTGACTGGTGGTGACAAACCATGA
- a CDS encoding PilN domain-containing protein: MRVNLLEEKKQSSAINWGETIFIISLLIFITALGLNYYFLYTGQKSLKAEVNRLDRQLAKLSISLNEYHSLEKRVKELEEIEAKMAALRYIWNDIIREQGYLIPQKTMLETMEIEGDILQLFGRAENNLRVLELINNMKLSPFFKGVKLLNLRENNDVEFRLQALVNREGDQRAEQFKP, from the coding sequence ATGAGGGTAAACCTACTTGAGGAAAAAAAGCAAAGTAGTGCTATAAATTGGGGTGAAACAATATTTATTATCTCTTTATTAATATTTATAACTGCCCTTGGATTAAACTACTATTTCCTCTATACCGGGCAAAAGAGCTTAAAAGCTGAGGTGAATAGACTGGATAGGCAGTTGGCTAAATTAAGTATCAGCTTAAATGAATACCATAGTCTGGAAAAGCGAGTTAAAGAACTGGAAGAAATAGAAGCAAAGATGGCAGCATTAAGGTATATCTGGAATGATATTATCAGGGAACAGGGTTATCTTATTCCCCAGAAGACTATGCTGGAGACAATGGAGATAGAGGGTGATATCCTGCAGCTCTTCGGTCGGGCAGAGAATAATTTGCGGGTATTAGAGTTGATCAATAATATGAAGTTATCTCCCTTTTTCAAAGGGGTTAAATTACTTAATTTGAGAGAGAATAATGATGTTGAATTTAGACTACAGGCTTTAGTTAATAGAGAGGGTGATCAGCGTGCTGAGCAGTTTAAGCCGTAG
- the pilM gene encoding type IV pilus assembly protein PilM: MLFKKRFTTVDIGTDSIKAARFINDSDLMLEGISLKKLPYESIKDGRIIDEAVVAARLAELLEELNGKRDEIVTTIPVNNLIIRKIELPVMGADELAEALKWEAADYLPYPVENAVLDYKIISQERDKLGILLLAVKSDIIASIKSVFRRINLTPSVINIQPMALLSLLDFQNKLDDSTAAVIDIGASGTRIIIGSSKNIFLSRVIAVGGNDFSSTLMEGKNLRYNEAERFKGENGIQLRGEKDLELERLISQAASSGSEAHFLFSAANNLAEEIKRSLDYYQMEYREDVNEVFLTGGSSRLKNLPELITETIGRDLYPLNPFEGIKYKGEKDSKLEEFAVTVGLAASEVLAR, translated from the coding sequence TTGCTGTTTAAAAAGAGGTTTACTACAGTAGATATAGGAACAGATAGTATTAAGGCAGCCAGGTTTATTAATGATTCTGATTTGATGCTGGAGGGTATTTCCTTAAAGAAACTGCCATATGAAAGTATTAAAGATGGGCGGATTATTGATGAGGCTGTTGTGGCAGCTAGATTGGCAGAACTGTTAGAGGAGCTTAATGGTAAAAGGGATGAGATAGTTACTACTATACCAGTCAATAACCTTATCATCAGAAAGATAGAGCTCCCTGTGATGGGTGCTGATGAACTGGCAGAGGCCTTAAAATGGGAGGCAGCTGATTACCTGCCCTACCCTGTAGAAAATGCTGTCCTTGATTACAAAATCATCTCACAGGAAAGGGATAAGCTGGGGATTTTACTGCTTGCCGTTAAGAGTGATATTATAGCCAGTATTAAAAGTGTTTTTAGAAGGATAAACTTAACTCCCTCTGTTATAAACATACAACCCATGGCCCTGCTCTCCCTGCTGGATTTTCAAAATAAGCTGGATGATTCTACAGCAGCTGTGATTGATATCGGTGCCTCAGGAACCAGAATTATTATTGGCAGTAGTAAGAATATCTTTCTTTCCAGGGTGATAGCTGTTGGTGGTAATGATTTCAGCAGCACACTTATGGAGGGAAAAAATCTGAGATATAATGAGGCAGAGAGATTTAAAGGAGAAAATGGTATCCAGCTGAGAGGGGAAAAAGACCTTGAGCTGGAACGTCTTATTTCTCAGGCAGCCAGTTCAGGGTCAGAAGCTCATTTTCTTTTTTCAGCAGCTAATAATCTAGCCGAGGAAATCAAGCGTAGTCTGGACTATTATCAAATGGAATATAGAGAAGATGTGAACGAGGTTTTTTTGACTGGTGGTAGTTCCAGATTAAAGAATCTCCCGGAGTTAATAACAGAGACTATAGGGAGAGATCTCTATCCATTAAATCCTTTTGAGGGAATAAAGTATAAGGGGGAAAAGGATTCCAAATTAGAGGAATTTGCTGTAACAGTGGGGCTTGCTGCAAGTGAGGTGTTAGCTAGATGA
- a CDS encoding type II secretion system protein, with amino-acid sequence MRVIKNNSESAFTLIEVLLAVAIIALLTTLIYSAFLSSTVVLDFNREKVNIQQDHRIIVDRIAPYIRMAKTVTINNSYNSNQDKVRFTFSTIEAGSGDYNGIGFGIKNDGELYYRKKIAYSEGNFNWGNRITFISSKANKFELSENNKMITITVELEKKDGESYTFVEEFYRRITDNNG; translated from the coding sequence GTGAGGGTTATAAAAAACAATTCCGAGAGTGCTTTTACACTCATTGAGGTTCTGCTGGCAGTGGCTATAATTGCTTTATTAACTACTCTTATTTATAGTGCTTTTTTGAGCAGTACTGTAGTCCTTGATTTTAATCGAGAAAAAGTGAATATCCAGCAGGATCATAGGATTATTGTCGATAGAATAGCCCCATATATACGAATGGCAAAAACAGTTACTATTAATAACAGTTATAATTCTAACCAGGATAAAGTCAGGTTTACCTTTTCAACAATTGAGGCAGGTAGTGGGGATTATAATGGTATTGGTTTTGGTATCAAAAATGATGGAGAATTATATTATAGAAAAAAAATTGCATACAGTGAGGGTAATTTTAACTGGGGTAACCGGATTACTTTTATTAGTAGCAAGGCAAATAAATTTGAGCTAAGCGAAAATAATAAGATGATCACTATTACAGTAGAGCTTGAGAAAAAGGATGGAGAGAGTTATACCTTTGTCGAGGAGTTCTACCGCAGAATAACTGACAATAATGGTTAA
- a CDS encoding prepilin-type N-terminal cleavage/methylation domain-containing protein produces the protein MLGLKRDTGFTLIEVLLTIVIIAVVFISISGYFANSVIYTHQAGKRAQAVKIAADTMENIKLACINDWDTLNLSYYSEIDNLIDSDYSLKADDFKINSRITGNIDIDGDGNNDGRLITVVISWDGSKKEIELKSLVVKK, from the coding sequence ATGCTTGGTTTAAAGCGAGATACTGGTTTTACACTAATTGAGGTTTTATTGACTATAGTGATTATAGCTGTTGTTTTTATCTCTATTTCGGGATATTTTGCCAATAGTGTAATTTATACCCATCAGGCAGGAAAACGTGCTCAGGCTGTAAAGATTGCAGCAGATACAATGGAAAATATAAAACTGGCCTGTATAAATGATTGGGATACCTTGAACCTCAGCTATTATAGTGAAATAGATAACTTGATTGATAGTGATTACAGTCTTAAGGCTGATGATTTTAAGATTAATTCCCGGATAACTGGCAATATTGATATTGATGGTGATGGTAATAATGATGGACGGTTAATTACTGTTGTTATTAGCTGGGATGGCTCCAAAAAAGAAATAGAATTGAAGTCACTGGTGGTGAAAAAGTGA
- a CDS encoding pilus assembly FimT family protein, which translates to MFCGEGGFSLLELLLVIAILSLSISFIFPAVNFNSLEMKNYREIIYSTLRKVRQTAIIESEDYLVELLSSKKLAVKKDGESFYNKVIEVGNRFTISCSRNDNQLRFKPLGTADGGTLILSDGVNSLKVVVTGTGFIHKE; encoded by the coding sequence ATGTTTTGTGGTGAAGGGGGTTTTTCGCTGCTTGAGCTCTTACTTGTGATTGCTATACTAAGTCTCAGTATTTCTTTTATTTTTCCCGCTGTTAATTTTAATTCATTGGAAATGAAAAATTATAGAGAGATTATTTACTCGACATTAAGAAAGGTGCGACAGACTGCAATTATTGAATCAGAGGATTATCTGGTGGAACTATTATCCAGCAAGAAATTAGCTGTAAAAAAAGATGGTGAGAGTTTTTATAATAAGGTTATTGAAGTAGGCAATAGATTTACAATTAGCTGTAGTCGTAATGATAATCAGCTTAGATTTAAACCACTGGGGACTGCTGACGGGGGAACCCTTATATTATCAGATGGTGTTAATAGTCTTAAAGTAGTTGTTACAGGGACTGGTTTTATTCATAAAGAATAA